The following proteins are encoded in a genomic region of Streptococcus equi subsp. equi:
- a CDS encoding collagen-binding collagen-like cell surface-anchored protein FneC, which yields MRKTMKKMLAASTLCIIMSGSFISGSARVLAEKYYGFNDGTGEHSPFPVYVTPITKPNRNTAKVVYCFNKDMKWPETWDKAAPKKPDNLPLYYDMEGTDQLFSTYASGQLTPNVSKVLANIMAKGYPNNNEFAHHFKLTPNSAVKVTQIAVWTVTDNLKNYSQYSLTREEEAALNYLTDKNRDDFSDSIKLKLYIPQNPRTIKYQNLLGYDLIVKTPEKKDNCKCTKIYIEDNGKDGYYLYIYYDNNENNRYDSDKDSLLQKKYIKNGKDGKPGRPGVPGLPGPAGPQGPRGDKGETGERGPKGEKGLDGKPGEKGPKGDTGKDGKDGQPGPQGPKGDPGRDGKDGEPGKPGERGEKGPQGERGPQGLPGPKGEPGIPGPKDEDGKDGAPGHDGQPGPKGEKGDPGQQGIPGPKGEPGRDGKDGEKGERGEQGPQGERGEQGPQGERGEQGPQGERGEQGPQGERGEQGPQGERGEQGPQGERGEQGPQGERGEQGPQGERGEQGPQGERGEQGPQGERGEQGPQGERGEQGPRGENPTPTPDPMPQPEPQPEPQPMPDPAPKPESKPEPKPIPQPEVKPQPETKPQQPNKPSTITSQSSGKSLPKTNDTGSLITAFGTGLLTLLGLGFLAKRKRKQ from the coding sequence ATGAGAAAAACAATGAAGAAGATGCTAGCAGCCTCGACGCTCTGCATCATCATGTCAGGCAGCTTCATCAGCGGCTCAGCTAGAGTGTTGGCGGAGAAGTATTATGGTTTTAATGATGGCACAGGAGAGCATTCACCATTCCCTGTATACGTTACTCCAATTACTAAACCTAATAGGAATACTGCCAAAGTTGTCTACTGTTTCAATAAAGATATGAAGTGGCCAGAAACTTGGGATAAAGCAGCACCAAAAAAACCAGATAATTTACCTCTATACTACGATATGGAAGGTACTGATCAATTATTCAGTACATATGCAAGTGGACAACTTACTCCTAATGTCAGTAAAGTCTTAGCTAATATAATGGCTAAAGGTTATCCAAACAACAATGAGTTTGCTCACCATTTTAAACTCACTCCCAATTCCGCTGTAAAAGTTACTCAAATCGCAGTTTGGACTGTTACGGATAACCTAAAAAACTATTCTCAATACAGTCTAACCAGAGAAGAGGAAGCTGCATTAAATTACCTAACTGACAAAAATAGGGACGACTTTAGCGATAGTATCAAGTTAAAATTATACATTCCACAAAATCCTCGAACTATAAAATATCAAAATCTTCTAGGTTATGACCTAATAGTTAAAACTCCAGAAAAAAAAGATAATTGTAAATGCACCAAAATTTATATAGAAGATAATGGAAAAGATGGCTATTATCTGTATATTTATTATGACAACAATGAAAATAATAGATATGACTCGGACAAAGATAGCCTATTGCAAAAGAAATACATAAAAAATGGGAAAGATGGGAAACCAGGAAGACCAGGGGTTCCAGGACTTCCTGGCCCTGCTGGACCTCAAGGGCCTAGAGGAGACAAAGGAGAAACCGGGGAACGTGGACCTAAAGGTGAAAAAGGTCTAGACGGTAAGCCTGGTGAAAAGGGTCCTAAAGGCGATACAGGAAAAGATGGTAAGGACGGACAACCCGGACCTCAGGGACCTAAGGGTGACCCTGGACGTGATGGAAAAGATGGCGAACCTGGAAAACCTGGCGAGCGCGGTGAGAAAGGACCTCAAGGCGAACGTGGACCTCAAGGACTTCCTGGGCCCAAAGGTGAGCCTGGAATTCCAGGGCCTAAGGATGAAGATGGAAAAGATGGTGCTCCTGGACATGACGGACAACCGGGGCCTAAAGGTGAAAAAGGGGACCCTGGGCAACAAGGCATTCCAGGACCTAAAGGGGAACCTGGACGTGATGGTAAAGATGGAGAAAAAGGCGAGCGTGGAGAGCAAGGACCTCAAGGCGAACGTGGAGAGCAAGGACCTCAAGGCGAACGCGGAGAGCAAGGACCTCAAGGCGAACGTGGAGAGCAAGGACCTCAAGGCGAACGTGGAGAGCAAGGACCTCAAGGCGAACGTGGAGAGCAAGGACCTCAAGGCGAACGCGGGGAGCAAGGACCTCAAGGCGAACGTGGGGAGCAAGGACCTCAAGGCGAACGCGGAGAGCAAGGACCTCAAGGCGAACGCGGAGAGCAAGGACCTCAAGGCGAACGTGGAGAGCAAGGACCTCAAGGCGAACGTGGGGAGCAAGGACCTCGTGGAGAAAATCCTACTCCTACCCCAGATCCAATGCCACAACCAGAACCACAACCAGAACCACAACCAATGCCTGATCCAGCACCTAAACCAGAATCCAAGCCAGAACCTAAGCCGATACCTCAACCAGAGGTTAAGCCTCAGCCAGAGACAAAACCTCAACAACCAAACAAGCCATCAACCATTACTAGCCAATCTAGCGGCAAATCACTGCCAAAAACAAATGACACTGGCAGCTTGATCAC